In one Methanobrevibacter arboriphilus genomic region, the following are encoded:
- a CDS encoding tyrosine-protein phosphatase — MKYIHIPLEGAYNVRELGGYSINNGITSFNSFLRGDSLEEITNNDLKLLEEYGIKNILDLRGDIEIGDEVKIIRDNSNLEYKQISLFGDIEKAESEDITKMIVENPEEFLIEVYIAALSEAKSAMKEVFNHIAKCEGGILFHCTDGKDRTGVISALLLDLAGVKKSDIIANYQVTHTYIKENPKVIEQAKQYSEGLIYSKPEYIGNLLKYLEKNYNNAESYLENIGVSKENIGKIKEKLV; from the coding sequence ATGAAATATATACATATTCCATTAGAAGGAGCATATAATGTTAGAGAATTGGGAGGTTATTCTATAAACAATGGGATCACTTCTTTTAATAGTTTTTTAAGAGGAGATAGTCTTGAAGAAATCACTAATAATGATTTAAAGTTATTAGAAGAATATGGGATAAAAAATATACTGGATTTAAGAGGAGATATTGAAATAGGTGATGAAGTAAAAATAATAAGAGATAATTCAAACTTAGAATATAAACAAATTTCATTATTTGGTGATATTGAAAAGGCTGAATCTGAAGATATAACTAAAATGATTGTTGAAAATCCAGAAGAATTTTTAATAGAAGTATATATAGCTGCACTAAGTGAAGCAAAATCTGCAATGAAAGAAGTATTTAATCATATAGCAAAATGTGAAGGAGGGATACTTTTCCATTGTACTGATGGAAAAGACAGAACAGGAGTTATATCTGCACTTTTATTAGATTTAGCTGGTGTTAAAAAGTCAGACATTATAGCTAACTACCAAGTAACCCATACCTATATAAAAGAAAATCCAAAAGTAATAGAACAAGCAAAACAGTATTCTGAAGGACTAATCTATTCAAAACCAGAATATATTGGGAATTTATTAAAATATCTTGAAAAAAATTATAATAATGCAGAATCATATCTAGAAAACATTGGTGTAAGTAAAGAAAATATAGGAAAAATAAAAGAAAAATTAGTATAA